The following coding sequences are from one Gossypium raimondii isolate GPD5lz chromosome 4, ASM2569854v1, whole genome shotgun sequence window:
- the LOC105766655 gene encoding F-box/kelch-repeat protein At1g57790 isoform X1, producing MAATKKRKLKLLAEMVNGDERTASEDGKGRLELQTWSDLPLELLELILSNLTFEDNVRASVVCKRWHKVAISVRVMNQSPWLMYIPKSGCLYEFYDPSERKIHSLELPELRGCRVCYTKQGWLLLYRRRNHLVFFFNPFTRETINLPSYELAYEIMAFSCTPTSTNCVVFSIKHVHPTVVAISTCHPGASEWTIVNHRNRLPFVSSIWDKPVFCSGLFYCLSLTGWLGVYDPGRRYWKVLAVPPPRCPENFFVKNWWKGKFMTEHNGDLLVVYTSQNKNPMIYKLYRSELAWKEMESLRGVTIFASFLSSLSGANLPGIMRNSVYFSKFRFFGKRCISYSFDDCRYYPRKQQYDWGEQPPFENIWIEPPRHALSSI from the exons ATGGctgcaacaaagaaaagaaagcttaAATT GCTAGCAGAAATGGTGAATGGGGATGAAAGAACTGCAAGTGAAGATGGTAAGGGGAGGTTGGAGTTACAAACATGGTCTGATCTTCCTCTAGAACTTTTGGAATTGATTTTGTCCAATCTAACTTTTGAGGATAACGTTCGAGCATCTGTTGTCTGCAAGAGGTGGCACAAGGTTGCAATCTCAGTTCGGGTTATGAACCAATCACCGTGGCTCATGTACATACCGAAATCTGGTTGCTTGTACGAGTTCTATGATCCATCAGAGCGCAAAATCCACTCTCTTGAGCTACCAGAGTTGCGTGGATGCAGGGTTTGTTACACTAAACAGGGTTGGTTGTTGTTATATAGACGCAGGAATCACCTCGTATTCTTCTTTAATCCCTTCACTCGGGAGACAATAAATCTTCCTAGCTATGAGTTGGCATATGAAATAATGGCTTTCTCTTGTACCCCAACATCGACCAACTGTGTGGTTTTCTCAATAAAGCACGTCCACCCTACTGTTGTTGCTATCAGCACATGTCATCCCGGGGCATCGGAATGGACCATTGTTAACCACCGGAATCGCTTGCCGTTTGTTAGTAGCATTTGGGACAAACCCGTTTTCTGCAGTGGACTCTTTTATTGTCTTAGTCTCACTGGTTGGTTAGGAGTTTATGATCCAGGGAGACGATATTGGAAGGTTCTTGCTGTGCCTCCACCAAGATGCCCTGAGAATTTTTTCGTCAAAAATTGGTGGAAAGGAAAATTTATGACAGAGCACAACGGAGATCTCTTAGTCGTCTATACGTCTCAAAACAAGAACCCCATGATATATAAACTGTATCGATCAGAATTGGCATGGAAAGAAATGGAAAGCCTTCGCGGTGTGACAATATTTGCAAGTTTCTTGTCATCTCTTTCAGGAGCTAATCTGCCTGGAATAATGAGGAACAGTGTGTACTTCTCCAAATTTCGTTTCTTTGGAAAGCGTTGCATATCGTATTCGTTTGATGACTGTAGATACTATCCCCGTAAACAGCAGTATGACTGGGGAGAGCAACCTCCCTTTGAGAACATATGGATCGAGCCACCCCGCCATGCCTTATCCTCTATCTGA
- the LOC105766655 gene encoding F-box/kelch-repeat protein At1g57790 isoform X2 yields the protein MVNGDERTASEDGKGRLELQTWSDLPLELLELILSNLTFEDNVRASVVCKRWHKVAISVRVMNQSPWLMYIPKSGCLYEFYDPSERKIHSLELPELRGCRVCYTKQGWLLLYRRRNHLVFFFNPFTRETINLPSYELAYEIMAFSCTPTSTNCVVFSIKHVHPTVVAISTCHPGASEWTIVNHRNRLPFVSSIWDKPVFCSGLFYCLSLTGWLGVYDPGRRYWKVLAVPPPRCPENFFVKNWWKGKFMTEHNGDLLVVYTSQNKNPMIYKLYRSELAWKEMESLRGVTIFASFLSSLSGANLPGIMRNSVYFSKFRFFGKRCISYSFDDCRYYPRKQQYDWGEQPPFENIWIEPPRHALSSI from the coding sequence ATGGTGAATGGGGATGAAAGAACTGCAAGTGAAGATGGTAAGGGGAGGTTGGAGTTACAAACATGGTCTGATCTTCCTCTAGAACTTTTGGAATTGATTTTGTCCAATCTAACTTTTGAGGATAACGTTCGAGCATCTGTTGTCTGCAAGAGGTGGCACAAGGTTGCAATCTCAGTTCGGGTTATGAACCAATCACCGTGGCTCATGTACATACCGAAATCTGGTTGCTTGTACGAGTTCTATGATCCATCAGAGCGCAAAATCCACTCTCTTGAGCTACCAGAGTTGCGTGGATGCAGGGTTTGTTACACTAAACAGGGTTGGTTGTTGTTATATAGACGCAGGAATCACCTCGTATTCTTCTTTAATCCCTTCACTCGGGAGACAATAAATCTTCCTAGCTATGAGTTGGCATATGAAATAATGGCTTTCTCTTGTACCCCAACATCGACCAACTGTGTGGTTTTCTCAATAAAGCACGTCCACCCTACTGTTGTTGCTATCAGCACATGTCATCCCGGGGCATCGGAATGGACCATTGTTAACCACCGGAATCGCTTGCCGTTTGTTAGTAGCATTTGGGACAAACCCGTTTTCTGCAGTGGACTCTTTTATTGTCTTAGTCTCACTGGTTGGTTAGGAGTTTATGATCCAGGGAGACGATATTGGAAGGTTCTTGCTGTGCCTCCACCAAGATGCCCTGAGAATTTTTTCGTCAAAAATTGGTGGAAAGGAAAATTTATGACAGAGCACAACGGAGATCTCTTAGTCGTCTATACGTCTCAAAACAAGAACCCCATGATATATAAACTGTATCGATCAGAATTGGCATGGAAAGAAATGGAAAGCCTTCGCGGTGTGACAATATTTGCAAGTTTCTTGTCATCTCTTTCAGGAGCTAATCTGCCTGGAATAATGAGGAACAGTGTGTACTTCTCCAAATTTCGTTTCTTTGGAAAGCGTTGCATATCGTATTCGTTTGATGACTGTAGATACTATCCCCGTAAACAGCAGTATGACTGGGGAGAGCAACCTCCCTTTGAGAACATATGGATCGAGCCACCCCGCCATGCCTTATCCTCTATCTGA
- the LOC105766654 gene encoding heterogeneous nuclear ribonucleoprotein Q isoform X1: MSRTREENEEQVDLEGDNEQEETIEEEVEYEEIEEEEEVEVEEEVEEEVEDEDENAELVDVQKGSDGDEELNDSETEEEKKKKHAELLALPPHGSEVYIGGIPHDTSKEDLKRFCESIGEVIEVRIMKAKDLGEGNGYAFVTFRSKELASKAIERLNYSEFKGKKIKCSTSQAKNKLFIGNVPRNWGEEVMRRVVTDVGPGVGCIELLKDPMNPSRNRGFVFIEYYNHACAEYSRQKMLKPTFKLDDNAPTVSWADPRNAESSATTQVKSLYVKNLPRDITQDRLKELFEHHGKITKVVVPPAKAGKEDSRYGFVHFAERSSVMKALKNTEKYEIDGQVLECSLAKPQADQKSSGGSGSQKSTLDSSFPPLGFGLLGGAYGGLGTGFGPAGFGQPLIYGRGPTPAGMAMMPMLLPDGRIGYVLQQPGMQQPETPPPRPRSSRGGASSSSSSGGRRSSSDSNRGRNRYNPY; this comes from the exons ATGTCAAGGACAAGGGAAGAGAATGAAGAGCAGGTAGACCTTGAAGGGGACAATGAACAAGAGGAGACCATAGAGGAGGAGGTTGAATATGAAGAAATAGAGGAAGAGGAGGAAGTGGAAGTTGAGGAAGAGGTTGAAGAAGAGGTGGAAGATGAGGATGAGAATGCTGAGCTTGTTGATGTTCAAAAAGGCTCTGATGGTGATGAGGAGTTGAATGATTCTGAGAcagaggaagaaaagaaaaagaaacatgcAGAACTTCTTGCACTTCCTCCTCATGGATCAGAGGTCTACATTGGTGGCATTCCTCATGACACTTCTAAAGAGGACTTGAAGAGATTTTGTGAATCTATAGGAGAAGTCATAGAG GTTAGGATAATGAAGGCGAAGGATTTAGGTGAGGGCAATGGTTATGCTTTTGTGACCTTCAGATCCAAAGAGTTAGCATCCAAAGCTATTGAAAGACTGAATTATTCTGAATTCAAG gggaaaaagataaaatgttcAACTTCTCAAGCAAAGAATAAGTTGTTCATTGGTAATGTTCCCAGAAACTGGGGGGAGGAAGTTATGAGGAGGGTTGTAACTGATGTTGGGCCTGGAGTCGGTTGTATTGAATTGTTGAAG GATCCAATGAACCCCAGCCGAAACCGTGGATTTGTTTTCATTGAGTACTATAATCATGCATGTGCTGAATACTCAAGACAGAAAATGTTGAAGCCAACATTTAAGCTTGATGATAATGCTCCAACTGTGAGTTGGGCTGACCCTAGAAATGCTGAATCTTCTGCTACTACTCAG GTTAAGTCATTGTATGTCAAGAATTTACCACGAGATATAACTCAGGATCGCCTAAAGGAGCTGTTTGAACATCATGGAAAGATCACAAAAGTTGTAGTTCCTCCTGCAAAAGCAGGAAAGGAGGACAGCAGGTATGGGTTTGTGCATTTTGCAGAGAGGTCAAGTGTTATGAAAGCATTGAAGAATACTGAAAAATATGAGATTGATG GTCAAGTGTTGGAGTGTTCTCTTGCAAAACCACAAGCAGACCAGAAGTCTTCTGGAGGATCTGGCTCCCAGAAGTCAACCTTAGATTCAAGCTTCCCTCCATTAGGATTTGGTTTACTTGGGGGAGCATATGGTGGTCTTGGAACAGGATTTGGTCCTGCAGGATTTGGACAG CCGTTAATCTATGGGCGAGGTCCAACTCCTGCTGGAATGGCAATGATGCCAATGCTTTTGCCTGACGGAAGGATTGGATATGTCCT CCAACAGCCTGGGATGCAACAACCAGAGACACCTCCACCACGGCCCCGTAGTAGCCGGGGTGGTGCTAGTAGTAGTAGCTCAAGCGGTGGAAGACGCAGCAGCAGTGACAGTAACCGAGGACGCAATCGATATAATCCATATTAG
- the LOC105766654 gene encoding heterogeneous nuclear ribonucleoprotein Q isoform X2, with protein MSRTREENEEQVDLEGDNEQEETIEEEVEYEEIEEEEEVEVEEEVEEEVEDEDENAELVDVQKGSDGDEELNDSETEEEKKKKHAELLALPPHGSEVYIGGIPHDTSKEDLKRFCESIGEVIEVRIMKAKDLGEGNGYAFVTFRSKELASKAIERLNYSEFKGKKIKCSTSQAKNKLFIGNVPRNWGEEVMRRVVTDVGPGVGCIELLKDPMNPSRNRGFVFIEYYNHACAEYSRQKMLKPTFKLDDNAPTVSWADPRNAESSATTQVKSLYVKNLPRDITQDRLKELFEHHGKITKVVVPPAKAGKEDSRSSVGVFSCKTTSRPEVFWRIWLPEVNLRFKLPSIRIWFTWGSIWWSWNRIWSCRIWTAVNLWARSNSCWNGNDANAFA; from the exons ATGTCAAGGACAAGGGAAGAGAATGAAGAGCAGGTAGACCTTGAAGGGGACAATGAACAAGAGGAGACCATAGAGGAGGAGGTTGAATATGAAGAAATAGAGGAAGAGGAGGAAGTGGAAGTTGAGGAAGAGGTTGAAGAAGAGGTGGAAGATGAGGATGAGAATGCTGAGCTTGTTGATGTTCAAAAAGGCTCTGATGGTGATGAGGAGTTGAATGATTCTGAGAcagaggaagaaaagaaaaagaaacatgcAGAACTTCTTGCACTTCCTCCTCATGGATCAGAGGTCTACATTGGTGGCATTCCTCATGACACTTCTAAAGAGGACTTGAAGAGATTTTGTGAATCTATAGGAGAAGTCATAGAG GTTAGGATAATGAAGGCGAAGGATTTAGGTGAGGGCAATGGTTATGCTTTTGTGACCTTCAGATCCAAAGAGTTAGCATCCAAAGCTATTGAAAGACTGAATTATTCTGAATTCAAG gggaaaaagataaaatgttcAACTTCTCAAGCAAAGAATAAGTTGTTCATTGGTAATGTTCCCAGAAACTGGGGGGAGGAAGTTATGAGGAGGGTTGTAACTGATGTTGGGCCTGGAGTCGGTTGTATTGAATTGTTGAAG GATCCAATGAACCCCAGCCGAAACCGTGGATTTGTTTTCATTGAGTACTATAATCATGCATGTGCTGAATACTCAAGACAGAAAATGTTGAAGCCAACATTTAAGCTTGATGATAATGCTCCAACTGTGAGTTGGGCTGACCCTAGAAATGCTGAATCTTCTGCTACTACTCAG GTTAAGTCATTGTATGTCAAGAATTTACCACGAGATATAACTCAGGATCGCCTAAAGGAGCTGTTTGAACATCATGGAAAGATCACAAAAGTTGTAGTTCCTCCTGCAAAAGCAGGAAAGGAGGACAGCAG GTCAAGTGTTGGAGTGTTCTCTTGCAAAACCACAAGCAGACCAGAAGTCTTCTGGAGGATCTGGCTCCCAGAAGTCAACCTTAGATTCAAGCTTCCCTCCATTAGGATTTGGTTTACTTGGGGGAGCATATGGTGGTCTTGGAACAGGATTTGGTCCTGCAGGATTTGGACAG CCGTTAATCTATGGGCGAGGTCCAACTCCTGCTGGAATGGCAATGATGCCAATGCTTTTGCCTGA
- the LOC105766651 gene encoding ABC transporter B family member 29, chloroplastic isoform X1 has product MSLHRLRFLSPPFPPPLFHLRSAQKDKPKFLHINSRWRPPFISSLKPTNSIKLPLNAQTSQTPLSKALETLAKLKPFLQTNHQPILLGWLCSSISVFSLSQIIPRIGSFSSNLINIVSISKLRDQCLLLGVFVLVKLVACYWQQAFLWEASLRTVCQMRVFVFETVLEKELGFFEGSDGVSSGDIAYRITAEASDVADTLFALLNTIVPNMLQLFAMATQMLVISPSLSLISAIMIPFMALVIAYLGEKLRKISKRAHLSIATLAAYLNEVLPAIFFVKANNGELSEHARFQRLAYTDFSQHLAKKKMKALIPQIIQIIYFGVLCVLCVGSLVISRGFFDGCSMVSFVTSLVFLVEPIQGVGKAYNEFKQGEPAIERLFDLTKMKSKVIEKPDAIDLGHVKGEVKFCDVSFKYADNMPLVLDGLNLTVRAGETIALVGPSGGGKTTLVKLLLRLYEPSSGSILIDNHNIKNIGLESLRRHVGLVSQDTMLLPGTVAENIGYRDLMSNIDMEKVELAAQIANADEFIRTLPEGYRSQIGPRGSLLSGGQKQRLAIARAVYQKSSILVLDEATSALDSKSELLVRQAVERLMENYTVLVIAHRLETILMADRIFLLQNGKLEELSRSTFLAGHHDSLLSAGAAI; this is encoded by the exons ATGTCCCTCCACCGCCTTCGTTTTCTCTCGCCACCGTTTCCTCCGCCACTTTTTCACCTCCGCTCCGCACAAAAAGATAAACCCAAATTTCTTCACATCAATTCACGTTGGAGACCTCCCTTTATATCCTCACTCAAACCcacaaattcaatcaaactcCCCTTAAACGCCCAAACCAGCCAAACCCCACTTTCCAAAGCCCTTGAAACCCTCGCCAAACTCAAACCTTTCCTCCAAACTAATCACCAACCCATCCTCCTTGGCTGGCTGTGCAGCTCCATCTCAGTTTTCTCCCTTTCCCAAATTATCCCCAGAATTGGATCCTTCTCTTCTAACTTAATCAACATCGTTTCCATCTCCAAATTGCGTGACCAGTgccttcttctaggggtttttGTCTTGGTCAAGTTGGTTGCTTGTTACTGGCAACAAGCCTTCTTGTGGGAAGCTTCGCTAAGGACAGTTTGTCAGATGAGAGTTTTCGTTTTCGAGACAGTTTTGGAGAAAGAGTTGGGTTTTTTTGAAGGTAGCGATGGGGTTTCTTCTGGAGATATTGCTTATCGGATTACAGCTGAGGCTTCTGATGTTGCTGATACTCTTTTCGCTCTCCTCAAT ACTATAGTGCCCAACATGTTGCAATTATTTGCGATGGCGACACAGATGTTGGTTATCAGTCCCTCCCTATCCTTGATTTCAGCAATT ATGATTCCATTTATGGCTCTAGTTATAGCTTATCTTGGTGAAAAACTTCGCAAGATATCTAAGAGAGCTCATCTGAGTATCGCCACTCTTGCAGCTTATCTGAATGAg GTCCTCCCAGCCATTTTCTTTGTGAAAGCAAATAATGGAGAGTTGTCCGAGCATGCCAGATTTCAACGGCTTGCTTATACAGATTTTTCTCAACATTTagcaaagaagaaaatgaaggcACTAATCCCCCAGATcatacaaattatttattttggagttTTATGCGTACTTTGTGTTGGATCCCTGGTCATTTCACGTGGTTTTTTTGATGGTTGTAGCATGGTTTCTTTTGTGACATCACTGGTTTTCTTGGTTGAGCCCATCCAG GGTGTGGGTAAAGCATACAACGAGTTTAAGCAAGGAGAACCAGCCATTGAACGCTTGTTTGATTTGACCAAGATGAAGTCCAag gTCATTGAGAAACCAGATGCAATCGATTTAGGCCATGTCAAGGGGGAGGTGAAATTCTGTGATGTCTCATTTAAATATGCTGACAACATGCCACTTGTTTTGGATGGGTTGAACCTTACTGTAAGGGCTGGGGAGACAATAGCTCTTGTTGGACCATCTGGTGGAGGGAAAACAACCCTTGTAAAATTGCTTCTTCGCCTATATGAACCTTCATCAG GATCCATACTTATTGATAATCACAACATAAAGAACATCGGACTGGAAAGTTTGAGAAGACATGTTGGTCTTGTTTCTCAAGATACA ATGCTTTTACCTGGGACAGTTGCTGAAAACATTGGATATAGGGATCTAATGTCAAACATTGACATGGAGAAAGTTGAGCTTGCAGCTCAAATTGCAAATGCAGATGAATTTATCAGAACACTTCCAGAAGGATACCGAAGCCAAATTGGACCAAGGGGCTCACTTTTAAGTGGAGGTCAGAAGCAAAG ACTAGCAATTGCAAGGGCAGTCTATCAGAAATCAtctattttggttttggatgaAGCAACTTCTGCCCTAGACAGTAAGTCTGAGTTATTGGTGAGGCAAGCTGTTGAGCGCTTGATGGAAAATTATACA GTGCTGGTCATAGCCCATCGTTTGGAAACAATTTTAATGGCTGATCGGATATTCCTTCTACAAAATGGGAAGTTAGAGGAGTTAAGCCGGTCAACTTTTTTAGCTGGTCACCATGACTCACTACTGTCTGCTGGTGCTGCGATTTGA
- the LOC105766651 gene encoding ABC transporter B family member 29, chloroplastic isoform X2, which yields MSLHRLRFLSPPFPPPLFHLRSAQKDKPKFLHINSRWRPPFISSLKPTNSIKLPLNAQTSQTPLSKALETLAKLKPFLQTNHQPILLGWLCSSISVFSLSQIIPRIGSFSSNLINIVSISKLRDQCLLLGVFVLVKLVACYWQQAFLWEASLRTVCQMRVFVFETVLEKELGFFEGSDGVSSGDIAYRITAEASDVADTLFALLNTIVPNMLQLFAMATQMLVISPSLSLISAIMIPFMALVIAYLGEKLRKISKRAHLSIATLAAYLNEVLPAIFFVKANNGELSEHARFQRLAYTDFSQHLAKKKMKGVGKAYNEFKQGEPAIERLFDLTKMKSKVIEKPDAIDLGHVKGEVKFCDVSFKYADNMPLVLDGLNLTVRAGETIALVGPSGGGKTTLVKLLLRLYEPSSGSILIDNHNIKNIGLESLRRHVGLVSQDTMLLPGTVAENIGYRDLMSNIDMEKVELAAQIANADEFIRTLPEGYRSQIGPRGSLLSGGQKQRLAIARAVYQKSSILVLDEATSALDSKSELLVRQAVERLMENYTVLVIAHRLETILMADRIFLLQNGKLEELSRSTFLAGHHDSLLSAGAAI from the exons ATGTCCCTCCACCGCCTTCGTTTTCTCTCGCCACCGTTTCCTCCGCCACTTTTTCACCTCCGCTCCGCACAAAAAGATAAACCCAAATTTCTTCACATCAATTCACGTTGGAGACCTCCCTTTATATCCTCACTCAAACCcacaaattcaatcaaactcCCCTTAAACGCCCAAACCAGCCAAACCCCACTTTCCAAAGCCCTTGAAACCCTCGCCAAACTCAAACCTTTCCTCCAAACTAATCACCAACCCATCCTCCTTGGCTGGCTGTGCAGCTCCATCTCAGTTTTCTCCCTTTCCCAAATTATCCCCAGAATTGGATCCTTCTCTTCTAACTTAATCAACATCGTTTCCATCTCCAAATTGCGTGACCAGTgccttcttctaggggtttttGTCTTGGTCAAGTTGGTTGCTTGTTACTGGCAACAAGCCTTCTTGTGGGAAGCTTCGCTAAGGACAGTTTGTCAGATGAGAGTTTTCGTTTTCGAGACAGTTTTGGAGAAAGAGTTGGGTTTTTTTGAAGGTAGCGATGGGGTTTCTTCTGGAGATATTGCTTATCGGATTACAGCTGAGGCTTCTGATGTTGCTGATACTCTTTTCGCTCTCCTCAAT ACTATAGTGCCCAACATGTTGCAATTATTTGCGATGGCGACACAGATGTTGGTTATCAGTCCCTCCCTATCCTTGATTTCAGCAATT ATGATTCCATTTATGGCTCTAGTTATAGCTTATCTTGGTGAAAAACTTCGCAAGATATCTAAGAGAGCTCATCTGAGTATCGCCACTCTTGCAGCTTATCTGAATGAg GTCCTCCCAGCCATTTTCTTTGTGAAAGCAAATAATGGAGAGTTGTCCGAGCATGCCAGATTTCAACGGCTTGCTTATACAGATTTTTCTCAACATTTagcaaagaagaaaatgaag GGTGTGGGTAAAGCATACAACGAGTTTAAGCAAGGAGAACCAGCCATTGAACGCTTGTTTGATTTGACCAAGATGAAGTCCAag gTCATTGAGAAACCAGATGCAATCGATTTAGGCCATGTCAAGGGGGAGGTGAAATTCTGTGATGTCTCATTTAAATATGCTGACAACATGCCACTTGTTTTGGATGGGTTGAACCTTACTGTAAGGGCTGGGGAGACAATAGCTCTTGTTGGACCATCTGGTGGAGGGAAAACAACCCTTGTAAAATTGCTTCTTCGCCTATATGAACCTTCATCAG GATCCATACTTATTGATAATCACAACATAAAGAACATCGGACTGGAAAGTTTGAGAAGACATGTTGGTCTTGTTTCTCAAGATACA ATGCTTTTACCTGGGACAGTTGCTGAAAACATTGGATATAGGGATCTAATGTCAAACATTGACATGGAGAAAGTTGAGCTTGCAGCTCAAATTGCAAATGCAGATGAATTTATCAGAACACTTCCAGAAGGATACCGAAGCCAAATTGGACCAAGGGGCTCACTTTTAAGTGGAGGTCAGAAGCAAAG ACTAGCAATTGCAAGGGCAGTCTATCAGAAATCAtctattttggttttggatgaAGCAACTTCTGCCCTAGACAGTAAGTCTGAGTTATTGGTGAGGCAAGCTGTTGAGCGCTTGATGGAAAATTATACA GTGCTGGTCATAGCCCATCGTTTGGAAACAATTTTAATGGCTGATCGGATATTCCTTCTACAAAATGGGAAGTTAGAGGAGTTAAGCCGGTCAACTTTTTTAGCTGGTCACCATGACTCACTACTGTCTGCTGGTGCTGCGATTTGA